One stretch of Microcoleus sp. FACHB-672 DNA includes these proteins:
- a CDS encoding ATP-binding sensor histidine kinase, protein MLAIPGYQILALIYESANSLVYRGRREHDNQPVILKLLKHEYPSPAELARYEQEYEITRSLNLEGVVKAYDLLKYQNTSVMVLEDFGGESLRTLMASQRFTLLGFLTLAVKIAKSLGNLHAVNIIHKDINPSNISFNPATEQLKIIDFSISTVLSRESTAIKNPSILEGTLAYMSPEQTGRMNRSLDYRTDFYSLGATFYELLTHQLPFIATDAMELVHCHIAKQPVPPHVINPEIPKVLSDIVMKLLAKTADKRYQSAWGLIADLEECLTQLQDQGTISEFPIGRQDISDKFQIPSKLYGREREIETLLMAFDRVYAGTTELMLVSGYSGIGKSALVQVLYKPITRRKGYFIAGKFDQFQRNIPYSAVVSAFSELVRQLLTESEVQLNRWREKLLTAFGPNGQIIIDVIPEVELIVGTQPSIAELGPTESQNRFNLVFQNFIQVFCSREHPLVIFLDDLQWADSATLKLIELMLMDQGTQYLFVIGAYRDNEVSPTHPLMMTLDTLHHEEAVINQLSLEPLNLEQISLLIAETLHSNEQAVKPLAELVLRKTQGNPFFVSEFLKTLYQENLLTFNPPSSVTKGGWQWDMAKIEALAITDNVVELMIWKLKKLPESTQQVLRLVACLGNQFELNTLSLIHKKEASETFKDLWPAVQEGLILPASELENTDLDLINYPLLILNYKFLHDRVQQAAYSLIDESNKKVVHLEIGRLLLANTPAEYRSERIFELVDHLNVARSLIVEEEEQLELAVLNLEATRKAKDATAYVSAQQYLTAGMESLSETIWESDYDLAFALHKERADIEYLNGNFEESEKFINLTLENTQSTLEKAEIYNLLIVQYTLRAKYEEGVTAARKALALLGIELPTDNLEAAIGAEMAAAQETLANRSIASLLDAPEMSLPDKKIAAKLIVNALTSFYLIKAEFWTLSVLKVVNMSFQYGNAPESCLCYCAYGILLINVFGNYKLAYELGNLGRKLSEKWNNTDLRCKVLVTFGNTINYWYRPIKEGNIITNEGYQVALNSGCLEYAGYALHNKVVNLFMQGTNLSQISAEIPKYLQFAQKTKNQLSTDTMIGMQLLIMQLAKLDQEETPLIKKGLSESQYVEDCRQRSTFLSLAAYQIYKIQVLYLYEHLDEALKIALETESLLAFTGGIAVSTDYNFYLSLVLIAAYPEASEDEQKQYWQKLETNQQQMKIWAENCPENFLNRYLLVKAEIARISGKGEEAIDLYDQAIESALENQFTQNEALANELAAKFWLAKGKEKIAKIYMTEAHYGYQRWGAKRKVEDLETKYSQLLAKTPAKNRRGDTSNTKLDATIHTTTGSNSESLDLVTVMKASQAISGEIVLDKLLAKLMKILIENAGAQKGLLVLPKDGKLIVVAEASVTQDEVVMQKSNLVESSQDLPVSVINYVERTRSDMVLSNAAGEGRFTSDPYISKRQLKSVLCSPIINQGQLIGILYLENNLTTGAFTPERLEVLRLLSSQAAVSLENALLYASVEQKVSDRTQELNEKNVRLEQTLHELKRTQTKLIQSEKMSSLGQMVAGVAHEINNPISFIYGNLTPASEYVQSLLSVINLYQQHYPTPAAEICEEIENIDLEFVVEDLQKLLDSMKVGAERIRKIVLSLRNFSRLDEADMKPVDIHQGIESTLLILQPRIRKEGGRSGIEIIKEYGKLPLITCYASQMNQVFMNVLSNAIDALESFVPCSESLENELKQKTIYIRTEANSTGFATIRISDNGPGMTEDVIRKIFDPFFTTKPVGSGTGLGLSISYQIVVDSHQGQLNCISTPGKGAEFVISIPIKPQK, encoded by the coding sequence ATGCTTGCTATTCCTGGCTACCAAATTCTCGCTTTAATTTATGAAAGTGCCAATTCCCTGGTTTATCGGGGACGCCGTGAGCATGATAATCAACCTGTTATCTTGAAACTGCTTAAACACGAGTATCCCTCCCCAGCAGAACTTGCCAGATATGAGCAGGAATATGAAATTACTCGGTCTTTAAATTTAGAAGGCGTTGTCAAAGCTTATGATTTGCTAAAGTATCAAAATACTTCAGTTATGGTTTTAGAGGATTTTGGCGGCGAGTCGTTAAGAACTTTAATGGCTTCGCAAAGGTTTACACTTTTAGGATTTCTGACTCTGGCTGTGAAAATTGCCAAAAGTCTGGGAAACCTTCATGCTGTTAATATTATACACAAAGATATCAATCCCTCCAATATCAGTTTTAATCCTGCGACCGAGCAATTAAAAATAATCGATTTTAGTATTTCCACTGTCCTATCTCGCGAAAGTACGGCGATTAAAAATCCCAGCATTTTAGAAGGAACCCTGGCTTATATGTCGCCGGAACAGACCGGCAGAATGAACCGAAGTTTGGATTATCGAACTGATTTTTATTCTTTGGGGGCGACTTTTTATGAATTACTAACCCATCAATTGCCGTTTATTGCAACGGATGCAATGGAATTGGTACATTGTCACATTGCTAAACAGCCGGTGCCTCCCCATGTGATTAATCCAGAAATTCCTAAAGTTTTGTCTGATATTGTGATGAAACTGTTAGCAAAAACCGCTGATAAGCGATATCAAAGTGCTTGGGGATTAATTGCTGATCTAGAGGAATGTTTAACTCAGTTACAGGATCAAGGGACAATTTCGGAATTTCCAATTGGTCGTCAAGATATATCTGATAAATTTCAAATCCCGTCAAAACTTTATGGCAGAGAACGAGAAATTGAAACACTTTTAATGGCTTTTGATCGGGTTTATGCCGGTACGACGGAACTCATGTTGGTTTCGGGTTATTCAGGAATTGGGAAATCAGCCTTAGTGCAGGTTCTTTATAAACCGATTACCAGGCGCAAGGGTTATTTTATCGCGGGGAAATTTGACCAGTTTCAGCGAAATATTCCCTACTCGGCTGTCGTCAGCGCTTTTTCTGAATTGGTACGGCAACTCTTAACAGAAAGTGAAGTGCAGTTAAATCGCTGGCGCGAAAAACTTTTGACTGCTTTTGGCCCTAATGGTCAAATTATTATTGATGTTATTCCCGAAGTCGAATTGATTGTAGGTACTCAACCTTCTATTGCGGAATTGGGTCCTACAGAGTCTCAAAATCGCTTTAATTTAGTTTTTCAAAACTTTATTCAGGTGTTTTGTTCGAGGGAACATCCACTCGTTATCTTTTTAGATGATTTGCAATGGGCGGACTCTGCAACACTCAAATTAATTGAGTTAATGTTGATGGATCAGGGGACGCAATATCTGTTTGTAATTGGGGCATATCGAGATAATGAAGTGAGTCCTACTCATCCATTAATGATGACCCTAGACACGCTACACCATGAAGAAGCGGTTATTAACCAGCTTAGCTTAGAACCTTTGAACCTTGAGCAAATCAGCTTACTCATTGCAGAGACTTTGCACAGTAATGAACAAGCTGTCAAACCATTAGCAGAATTGGTTTTGCGTAAAACCCAAGGCAACCCGTTTTTTGTGAGTGAATTTCTCAAAACTCTCTATCAAGAAAATCTTCTCACTTTTAATCCCCCATCCTCTGTGACTAAAGGGGGGTGGCAGTGGGATATGGCTAAAATTGAGGCGCTTGCTATCACAGATAATGTGGTGGAATTAATGATTTGGAAGTTAAAAAAACTGCCAGAATCAACCCAGCAAGTTTTACGTTTAGTGGCTTGTTTGGGCAACCAATTTGAATTAAATACCCTGTCTTTAATTCATAAAAAAGAAGCCTCAGAAACCTTTAAAGACCTTTGGCCGGCAGTCCAAGAAGGATTAATATTACCAGCGTCAGAATTAGAAAATACAGATCTTGATTTGATTAATTATCCGCTTTTAATTCTTAATTATAAGTTTTTGCATGACCGCGTGCAACAGGCGGCTTATTCACTGATTGATGAATCCAATAAAAAAGTCGTTCATCTGGAAATTGGGCGGTTATTGCTGGCGAATACCCCCGCCGAATACCGAAGCGAAAGAATTTTTGAGCTAGTCGATCATTTGAATGTAGCGAGATCATTAATTGTAGAGGAAGAAGAACAGCTTGAATTGGCAGTATTAAATTTAGAAGCTACCCGAAAAGCTAAAGATGCAACTGCTTACGTTTCCGCCCAACAGTATTTGACAGCAGGAATGGAAAGCTTAAGCGAAACGATTTGGGAGTCGGATTACGATCTAGCTTTTGCTTTGCATAAAGAACGGGCAGATATTGAATATTTAAATGGAAACTTTGAAGAGTCAGAAAAATTTATCAATTTAACCTTAGAAAATACGCAATCAACTTTAGAAAAAGCAGAAATATACAATCTCCTGATTGTGCAATATACACTGCGGGCTAAATATGAGGAGGGCGTGACAGCAGCGAGAAAGGCTTTAGCTTTGCTAGGCATTGAACTGCCGACAGATAATTTAGAAGCTGCAATCGGTGCAGAAATGGCAGCAGCACAAGAAACTTTAGCAAACCGAAGCATTGCTTCTTTGCTTGATGCACCAGAAATGAGTTTACCAGACAAAAAAATCGCTGCAAAATTAATCGTCAATGCTTTAACCTCTTTTTACTTGATAAAAGCTGAATTCTGGACTTTGAGCGTGCTTAAAGTTGTGAATATGTCGTTTCAATACGGAAATGCTCCAGAATCATGTCTTTGTTACTGTGCTTATGGAATCTTATTGATTAACGTTTTTGGGAATTATAAATTAGCCTATGAGTTGGGAAATTTAGGGAGAAAATTGAGCGAAAAATGGAATAATACCGATCTCAGATGTAAGGTTTTAGTAACCTTTGGAAATACAATTAATTACTGGTATAGACCGATAAAAGAAGGGAACATAATTACTAATGAAGGCTATCAAGTTGCTTTAAATTCTGGATGTTTGGAGTATGCTGGCTATGCGTTGCATAACAAAGTTGTAAATTTATTTATGCAAGGAACTAATCTTTCTCAAATCAGTGCCGAAATTCCTAAATATTTGCAATTTGCCCAAAAAACAAAAAATCAACTGTCTACTGATACGATGATTGGAATGCAACTCTTGATCATGCAGTTAGCCAAACTTGATCAAGAAGAAACTCCTCTTATCAAAAAAGGACTCAGTGAAAGCCAGTATGTAGAAGATTGCCGGCAACGCAGTACCTTTTTATCGCTAGCTGCGTATCAAATTTATAAAATTCAAGTTCTCTACCTCTACGAGCATCTAGATGAAGCCCTAAAAATTGCTTTAGAAACAGAAAGCTTACTTGCTTTCACCGGAGGGATAGCTGTCTCTACAGACTATAATTTTTACTTGTCACTTGTTTTAATTGCCGCCTATCCAGAAGCGTCAGAAGATGAGCAAAAACAATATTGGCAAAAATTAGAAACTAATCAACAGCAGATGAAAATTTGGGCAGAAAACTGTCCGGAGAACTTTTTGAATAGGTATCTTTTAGTCAAAGCAGAAATTGCTCGCATTTCTGGGAAAGGAGAAGAGGCAATAGATTTGTACGATCAAGCAATTGAATCAGCCTTAGAAAATCAGTTTACCCAAAATGAAGCCTTAGCCAATGAACTGGCAGCAAAATTCTGGTTAGCGAAAGGTAAAGAAAAGATTGCCAAAATTTATATGACTGAAGCGCATTATGGCTATCAGCGCTGGGGGGCAAAACGCAAAGTTGAAGATTTAGAAACTAAATATAGTCAGTTGCTAGCCAAAACGCCGGCTAAAAATCGGAGGGGTGATACTTCCAACACGAAGCTAGATGCAACGATTCACACGACAACCGGCAGCAATTCGGAATCTCTAGATTTAGTAACCGTCATGAAAGCTTCCCAAGCAATTTCTGGGGAAATTGTTCTGGATAAATTGCTGGCAAAGTTGATGAAAATTCTTATCGAGAATGCCGGCGCACAAAAAGGCTTGCTGGTTTTGCCAAAAGATGGAAAATTGATCGTTGTAGCCGAAGCATCTGTCACGCAAGATGAGGTGGTGATGCAGAAATCTAACTTGGTTGAGTCCAGTCAAGATTTGCCGGTGTCGGTGATTAATTATGTCGAGCGCACTCGCTCTGATATGGTTTTAAGTAATGCTGCCGGCGAAGGACGATTTACGAGTGATCCGTATATTTCTAAACGGCAACTGAAATCAGTTTTGTGCAGTCCGATCATCAATCAAGGGCAACTGATCGGCATTCTTTATTTAGAGAACAATTTAACCACCGGCGCGTTTACTCCAGAAAGACTGGAAGTTTTAAGGTTGCTTTCTTCCCAGGCTGCTGTGTCCTTAGAAAATGCTTTACTTTACGCTTCAGTCGAACAAAAAGTATCAGATAGGACACAAGAATTAAACGAAAAAAATGTTCGTCTCGAACAAACTCTTCACGAACTAAAACGTACCCAAACCAAACTGATTCAGAGCGAAAAGATGTCGAGTTTGGGGCAAATGGTTGCTGGGGTCGCCCATGAAATTAATAACCCGATTAGCTTCATTTATGGCAATCTTACACCCGCAAGCGAATATGTTCAAAGTTTGCTTTCTGTCATTAATCTCTACCAGCAACACTATCCCACACCGGCAGCCGAAATTTGTGAGGAGATAGAAAACATTGATCTCGAATTTGTGGTGGAGGATTTGCAAAAACTTCTAGATTCCATGAAAGTGGGTGCTGAACGCATCCGCAAAATAGTCTTGAGTTTGCGAAATTTCTCGCGGCTGGATGAAGCGGATATGAAGCCGGTTGATATCCATCAAGGAATTGAATCTACCTTGCTTATTTTGCAACCTCGAATAAGAAAAGAAGGAGGGCGTTCTGGAATTGAGATCATTAAAGAATATGGAAAGTTGCCTCTCATTACCTGCTATGCCAGTCAAATGAATCAGGTATTTATGAATGTCCTAAGCAATGCGATTGATGCTTTAGAGTCATTCGTTCCGTGTTCAGAATCCTTGGAAAATGAGCTAAAGCAAAAAACCATTTATATTCGCACTGAAGCAAATTCTACCGGCTTTGCGACGATTCGGATTTCTGATAATGGCCCAGGTATGACAGAAGATGTGATTCGGAAGATATTTGATCCCTTCTTTACCACAAAGCCGGTGGGTTCCGGCACCGGCTTAGGATTATCCATTAGCTATCAAATTGTCGTAGACTCTCACCAAGGGCAGCTTAACTGTATTAGCACCCCCGGTAAAGGTGCAGAGTTTGTAATTTCAATTCCCATCAAACCTCAAAAATAA
- a CDS encoding peptidoglycan DD-metalloendopeptidase family protein codes for MKREFPQKVRFVPSPSSEKEALVKFSACKLGLFRQAHPEGNRRVRTSAAMIGLAISMGASSLFLPRQGDRAFAAEPIKAEPTAKRAISSLDQTAWLPVTDEVTPAAQTVIAIPEANALPRHAEQEDSRLLPLSPEVDSTEIALPVTANEPSYSISSEPVRLAEPRLDIPEATRSFEEFQVVSPANTLVVPLAINSPIADDVNELFKAKQEVLKANQDVAIKNLQRSSNRLKNGLAELRSEEPASSSQWVTERGQNPSVANQITNFSYPSVGADREVLVPVVPAASPEAEFKNVPLIAPTPETTVVPHPEFVPVVPAASPEAAIKSVPLSVPTPETTVVPAPEMAASPLEDKQPVFTPSQGVQVPDMSQAVVIATDDRQTVVIPSKQVKEAKANVYRVNSGDTVGVIAQNYGVSQSELIHANELRDPNFINVDQTLKIPVADAGKPQAQTMTLIANSNVAPEAAYNPAANTELIEEKQVPNLIIPQPASALNPTLPLVTPGTPEIVGSFSSSMESKPNESANVAVVPVQPNQSLESEVNHKSNPYVEGLRAEVLKLREKYQTQKVSNQGNAAIATPTPVVPSVMNLSVPTREISNPEFTPAQPRESLQGKLPQQARLGTRSGQITQPAPEQAPVVATAPIGADAYNQGIQPRMVSPDLPPLAPAERYLPNGAASFNGYIWPAKGEMTSGYGWRWGRMHAGIDVAGPIGTPIVAAAPGVITYASWNEGGYGNLVEIQHPDGSLTLYAHNDRILVREGQQVEQGQQIAEMGSTGFSTGPHLHFELHRRGTGAIDPIAMLPQ; via the coding sequence TTGAAACGAGAATTTCCGCAGAAGGTAAGGTTTGTTCCTTCCCCCTCTTCAGAAAAGGAGGCGTTAGTAAAATTTTCTGCGTGCAAGTTGGGATTATTCAGGCAGGCGCACCCAGAGGGCAACCGCCGGGTTCGTACTTCTGCAGCCATGATTGGATTGGCCATTTCTATGGGTGCCTCTAGCCTGTTTCTGCCGAGACAAGGAGATAGAGCGTTTGCAGCTGAACCCATAAAAGCTGAACCGACGGCGAAGAGGGCAATCTCATCGTTAGATCAAACAGCTTGGTTGCCGGTCACCGATGAAGTGACACCGGCTGCCCAGACAGTGATTGCCATACCTGAAGCGAATGCGCTACCCAGACACGCGGAACAGGAAGATTCAAGGCTTTTGCCCTTGTCACCTGAAGTTGATTCTACGGAAATAGCTTTGCCCGTTACGGCAAACGAACCTTCCTACAGCATTAGCTCAGAGCCTGTCCGGCTTGCAGAGCCAAGGCTGGATATTCCTGAGGCCACAAGGAGCTTTGAGGAATTTCAGGTGGTGTCGCCGGCAAACACGCTGGTGGTACCCTTAGCCATTAACAGTCCGATTGCGGATGACGTTAATGAGCTGTTTAAGGCTAAGCAAGAGGTTTTAAAGGCAAATCAAGATGTTGCCATCAAAAATTTACAGCGATCATCGAATCGGCTGAAAAATGGTCTGGCGGAGTTGCGGTCTGAGGAGCCTGCAAGTTCATCTCAATGGGTTACGGAGCGGGGGCAAAACCCCTCTGTGGCCAATCAAATCACAAACTTTTCCTATCCGTCTGTCGGGGCGGATCGAGAAGTGTTAGTGCCAGTAGTACCGGCAGCGAGTCCGGAAGCTGAATTCAAGAATGTGCCACTGATTGCGCCCACACCGGAAACGACTGTGGTGCCGCATCCAGAGTTTGTGCCCGTGGTGCCGGCAGCGAGTCCGGAAGCTGCAATCAAGAGCGTGCCACTGAGTGTGCCCACACCGGAAACGACTGTGGTGCCAGCCCCAGAGATGGCAGCATCGCCTCTTGAAGACAAACAGCCGGTGTTTACGCCCTCACAGGGAGTACAAGTGCCGGATATGTCGCAAGCGGTTGTGATTGCAACGGACGACAGACAAACGGTTGTGATTCCTTCTAAGCAAGTCAAAGAAGCGAAAGCAAATGTTTACCGAGTCAATTCGGGCGACACAGTCGGTGTGATTGCCCAGAATTATGGAGTTTCTCAGTCAGAGTTGATTCATGCGAATGAGCTGAGGGATCCGAATTTTATCAATGTGGATCAAACGCTGAAAATTCCTGTCGCTGATGCCGGTAAACCCCAAGCTCAGACGATGACTCTGATTGCCAACAGTAATGTGGCACCGGAAGCGGCTTACAACCCGGCAGCGAATACTGAGCTGATTGAAGAGAAGCAAGTGCCGAATCTTATAATTCCGCAGCCGGCTTCAGCATTGAACCCGACTCTACCGTTGGTGACTCCTGGGACTCCTGAGATCGTCGGCAGTTTTTCGAGTTCGATGGAATCCAAACCCAACGAAAGCGCCAACGTAGCAGTGGTGCCGGTTCAACCAAATCAGTCGCTTGAGTCTGAAGTTAACCACAAATCTAACCCTTACGTTGAAGGGTTAAGGGCTGAAGTCCTCAAGCTCAGAGAGAAGTACCAGACACAGAAAGTTAGCAATCAAGGGAACGCAGCCATCGCCACTCCGACGCCGGTGGTGCCTTCTGTGATGAACTTATCTGTGCCGACTAGAGAAATCAGCAACCCAGAGTTCACTCCCGCTCAGCCTCGTGAGTCGTTGCAGGGAAAACTCCCACAGCAAGCTCGGTTGGGAACCCGAAGTGGACAAATAACGCAACCGGCTCCCGAACAAGCGCCGGTTGTTGCGACAGCACCAATTGGCGCTGATGCCTACAATCAAGGCATTCAACCCCGCATGGTTTCTCCAGATTTACCGCCTCTCGCCCCTGCTGAGCGCTATTTGCCCAACGGAGCAGCTAGCTTTAATGGCTATATCTGGCCGGCTAAGGGAGAAATGACCTCAGGTTATGGCTGGCGCTGGGGACGGATGCACGCAGGCATTGACGTTGCCGGTCCCATTGGCACGCCAATTGTCGCCGCTGCGCCTGGTGTTATCACCTACGCAAGCTGGAACGAGGGGGGTTATGGCAATCTGGTTGAAATTCAGCATCCAGATGGCAGCTTGACGCTATACGCCCACAATGACCGGATTCTAGTGCGCGAAGGCCAACAAGTCGAGCAAGGCCAGCAAATCGCTGAAATGGGCAGCACCGGCTTTAGTACCGGCCCGCACCTTCACTTTGAACTCCACCGGCGTGGCACGGGAGCCATCGATCCGATTGCCATGTTACCTCAGTAG
- a CDS encoding amylo-alpha-1,6-glucosidase yields the protein MDELDTREWLLTNGLGSFAGGTVCDAHTRTYHGWLIAALEPPSRRTLLLSHLEASLEVAGQIFALGTHFWLGGAVSPLGFNLLRSFEIEPVPTWVWGQDNWQLTRQLVMPYGREEFGNSLTSAQIANSQPELCHRLLIQYRYTGSEVATLRLRPLIADRDFHHQQGADPGLQFWQEAGSRQVRLQGIRNGEPATPWQLRWSAGDYQPDGLWYWNYQYLEETRRGLGDREDLYSTGELSVSLQPGNAVVLEARVGWPEAPLSDLSSVDFEAAVEAEQQRLDGLFGRLSPPDAGERIWRQLLKASDQFIVYRSSIDGPTVIAGYPWFNDWGRDTLIALPGLALATGRFDIARGLLETFARYCQQGLIPNAFPDAGGEPFYNSLDATLWWVETLGLYLEASQDWDFLNFAYPVVRQIYKAFTAGTRYNIQVDASDGLLTWDAAGVALTWMDAVIDGLPVTPRRGKPVEINALWYSALCWASQWAERLARDAGERSVNYQNQVRNYSQKAAIVKKSLSKFWNSQQGYFYDTLEPDGRADPRIRPNAVLALSLHHCAFSEGQGRRALQVARDRLLTPYGLRSLDPGDPGYIGGYAGDRWHRDRAYHQGTVWSWLIGPYIRAWQRFYPNEPVAFDWQPVLDHFQHQACFGSISEIFDGDAPHAPQGAIAQAWSLAEILRHFAAGGQIYNNSGG from the coding sequence ATGGATGAGTTGGATACGCGGGAATGGCTGCTCACAAATGGTTTAGGAAGTTTTGCCGGCGGTACGGTGTGCGATGCTCATACCCGCACCTATCACGGTTGGCTAATTGCGGCGCTTGAGCCTCCCAGCCGGCGCACGCTTTTGCTGTCTCATTTAGAGGCAAGCCTAGAAGTTGCCGGTCAGATTTTCGCCCTGGGGACGCATTTCTGGCTAGGCGGGGCAGTTTCCCCGTTGGGGTTCAATCTGCTGCGCTCTTTTGAAATAGAACCCGTTCCCACCTGGGTTTGGGGTCAAGATAACTGGCAGCTAACCAGGCAATTAGTGATGCCGTATGGAAGAGAAGAATTCGGAAATTCTCTGACTTCGGCTCAAATTGCCAATTCCCAGCCCGAATTGTGTCACCGGCTGTTAATTCAATATCGCTACACCGGCTCTGAAGTGGCCACACTGAGGCTGCGCCCTCTGATTGCGGATCGTGACTTTCACCACCAGCAAGGCGCTGATCCTGGGTTGCAGTTTTGGCAAGAAGCCGGTTCTCGGCAAGTCCGGTTGCAAGGAATCCGCAATGGTGAACCGGCAACGCCTTGGCAACTGCGTTGGAGTGCTGGGGATTACCAACCAGATGGGTTGTGGTACTGGAATTATCAATATTTAGAGGAAACGCGGCGAGGTTTAGGGGATCGGGAAGACCTTTACAGTACTGGCGAACTAAGCGTTTCTTTGCAACCAGGGAATGCCGTGGTTTTGGAAGCGAGGGTGGGATGGCCAGAAGCACCCCTATCTGACCTCAGCAGCGTAGACTTTGAAGCGGCGGTGGAAGCTGAGCAGCAGCGCTTAGATGGGCTGTTTGGCCGGCTGTCTCCACCAGATGCCGGTGAGCGGATTTGGCGACAACTGCTGAAGGCGAGCGATCAATTTATTGTTTACAGAAGTTCGATTGATGGGCCAACGGTGATTGCCGGCTATCCCTGGTTTAATGACTGGGGCCGGGATACGCTGATCGCGTTGCCTGGATTGGCTTTGGCGACGGGTCGTTTTGACATTGCTCGCGGGTTGCTGGAAACCTTTGCCCGTTACTGCCAGCAAGGGTTGATTCCCAATGCTTTCCCGGATGCCGGGGGTGAGCCGTTTTATAACAGTCTGGATGCAACGCTGTGGTGGGTTGAGACCCTGGGGCTGTATTTGGAAGCGAGCCAGGATTGGGATTTCTTGAACTTTGCCTATCCTGTAGTGCGGCAGATTTACAAGGCTTTTACCGCCGGCACTCGTTATAACATTCAGGTGGATGCGTCGGATGGGTTGCTGACGTGGGACGCTGCCGGTGTGGCCCTGACTTGGATGGATGCGGTAATTGATGGGCTGCCGGTGACGCCGCGCCGAGGCAAGCCGGTGGAAATTAATGCGCTTTGGTATTCTGCATTGTGTTGGGCGAGCCAGTGGGCAGAGCGGTTGGCAAGGGATGCCGGTGAGCGCTCTGTGAACTATCAAAATCAGGTTCGCAACTATTCACAAAAAGCGGCAATTGTCAAGAAATCTCTGTCAAAGTTTTGGAATTCGCAACAAGGTTATTTTTACGACACGCTGGAACCGGATGGGCGTGCCGATCCCCGAATTCGCCCCAATGCAGTGCTGGCGCTTTCTCTGCATCACTGCGCCTTCTCTGAGGGGCAAGGGCGTCGGGCTTTGCAAGTGGCGCGGGATCGGCTGCTGACGCCCTATGGTTTGCGGAGTCTTGATCCTGGCGATCCTGGCTATATTGGTGGTTATGCCGGTGATCGGTGGCATCGGGATCGCGCCTATCACCAGGGTACGGTTTGGAGTTGGTTAATTGGCCCATATATCCGGGCATGGCAGCGGTTTTATCCGAATGAGCCGGTTGCTTTTGATTGGCAGCCGGTGTTGGATCACTTCCAGCATCAAGCTTGTTTTGGCTCGATTTCCGAGATTTTTGATGGCGATGCGCCTCACGCACCCCAAGGCGCAATCGCTCAAGCTTGGTCTTTGGCAGAAATTCTGCGTCACTTTGCTGCCGGTGGTCAAATTTATAACAACTCAGGAGGGTAG
- a CDS encoding DUF3153 domain-containing protein translates to MLAASNRFSLMRSLRTIWSRWRLLWVIFLASLLLSGCVEYDVGVNFESQTHGEIVQHIQLGEQLRSFSSLTVQQWLDSVKRRTQQLGGKTQRISEREMLVTIPFNNGAELEKKFNQFFNLVDSKKSRSDANLEPALPEIQSHLTVNQNNWLFAIRNRLIYDLDMRSLGVLSSDGSVLVSPGELVDVKFSLNTPWGARTIQASADDTSPEKQGNQLVWALQPGQLNHLETVFWVPSPIGIGAFVIILLVAAGGYLKYQLLPAFGIGSRRKPTVSPKPLA, encoded by the coding sequence ATGCTAGCAGCAAGCAATCGTTTTTCTTTAATGCGGAGTCTTCGGACTATCTGGAGCCGATGGCGGCTTTTATGGGTAATATTTTTGGCTTCGCTATTGCTGTCAGGATGTGTGGAGTATGATGTTGGGGTGAACTTCGAGAGCCAGACTCACGGCGAAATTGTACAGCATATTCAGTTGGGAGAACAGCTCAGAAGTTTTAGCAGCTTAACCGTTCAGCAATGGTTAGATAGCGTGAAGCGGCGCACACAGCAACTGGGAGGTAAAACTCAGCGAATTTCTGAGCGAGAAATGCTGGTCACGATTCCTTTTAATAATGGCGCTGAGCTAGAAAAGAAGTTTAACCAATTTTTTAATTTGGTTGACTCTAAAAAATCTCGCTCAGATGCAAACCTTGAGCCTGCGCTACCTGAGATTCAATCTCACCTTACCGTCAATCAAAATAACTGGTTGTTTGCAATTCGTAATCGGTTAATTTATGACTTGGATATGCGCTCTTTAGGCGTACTTTCTTCTGATGGTAGTGTCTTAGTCAGTCCGGGTGAATTGGTCGATGTCAAGTTTAGTTTAAACACGCCTTGGGGCGCGCGCACAATTCAAGCGTCTGCGGATGATACTAGCCCGGAAAAACAGGGAAATCAGTTAGTTTGGGCACTCCAACCGGGTCAGTTAAATCATTTGGAAACTGTGTTCTGGGTGCCGAGTCCGATTGGGATTGGTGCGTTTGTGATTATTTTGCTGGTTGCTGCGGGTGGATATTTGAAATATCAATTGCTGCCGGCATTTGGTATTGGCAGCCGGCGGAAACCCACTGTTTCACCTAAACCGTTAGCTTAA